TATCGCAAGCAGTTTTGAGATGGTTCTTGGCTGAATAAATATATCAGTTTTATAATTATGTTTtcaaaagaattattttatgttatttttaacAGTTCTAAATAATTTCATTATTCATCAATCTACATTAATATGGCACTAGCCACCgaggcacacgcgttgcgtgtgtcatTAATATATgagaataatatattaaatcttcGTGATTTTACAATACCATGAGAGTAAAAACATTTGTACTTGATCCATGAAAAGCCAGAGATTccaaagcttaaataaatatgtcaAACTCAATTTGTTACCTCACATGATATATGTGTTgatcttaaaaaataatattcttttgaaGCAGTAATATCATATCATTAGAAATAATGATAAACTTCAATGTAAAAGAAGTAAAATTTAATAGCACCATTTTGAATTGGTTACCAAATCTGGTTGTTAGAATAAGGTTATGGGAAACTTTTTTGATTCTTAGGTTAATATGGGCAGCACAATTGGGTGCCTAAGAATTGACATTTAGAAATGGAAAAGAGTTCTTCAGTCAGAAAGTATTGATATGTTGAATGTCTTGTCTTATTATTTACTTTTCTTTATGGTTGTATTCAGCAGTTTTGCTGTACCTCACTGACCTTTATCTGCGATTTACTCAATGATGTACGTGTTGAATTTCTTACTTtgtttttatttggatcattaatGATTACGAGAAGCAGGTATTTTGGCTAGTTATTTTAGTAATGTTACAACGATCAGCTCCTGTGCCTAAAAGATCTGATGATGCAAAAACAGATTGGCACAATGGACGGGAAATTAAATACGCATCTGCTGATATTGTATGCTTCAGAAACAGGAAATGCCATAGATGCTGCTGAGCAGGTTGGTCGTGAGGCAGAGCGCCGCGGTTGCCTTTCTGTCTCTGTCCTCTCTGTGGATGAGTTTCATCCGGTATACTTCTACTCGTTATTTCAGAACATACCAACTTTcagtttttttaaatgttttgtaGGCTGATTATATTGGTTACTTGGCCAGAGTGACTTACCAAAAAAAGAGAAAGTGATTTTTGTGGTGTCAACCACAGGACAAGGAGATGCCCctgattctattaaggttttatttatgtttaatgaTAATAAATTCTTTGTTTTTGTGCTTAGCTTTAATCCGTCATAATCAAGATTATTTGGCAGGGGTTTTGGAGGTTTTTGCTGCAAAAAAATTTGTCACATGGGTGGCTTAATGGAGTTTGTTATGCCGTTTTTGGATTGGGTGATTCAAGTTACCAAAAATATAATgtaaagtttttatttttactttattaAATCATCTTATGACCTTATTTCTAGATCAACACCTTATTACAATTCATGAACTTATTTCTAAAGGAAGGTATTCCTTCTTCCGCACTGTAAACATGCATTTTTTTGTTGAACATTCTAAATATAATGATGAAAAAAAAGTGATCTTCTTGATATAATTGGCCTGatcttattttttttcaattgcCATAAATAGAGGAAATTTTTGGTTCTCCTGTTTTCAGATTACCAGGGTGTATTGTTATTGGATAGGTATCATATGTTTGGTTGTAAATTCTCATAATGGAATGTTCCGTCATAATTGTTTTAACAGATTGCATCttcaaaaagttttttccataatCTTTCCTTGCTTATTAATTCCATGACATAAATGGATTTTCTGGTCGTAGTTTGTAGCGAAGAAGCTCGATAAACGACTGTTAGATCTTGGTGCATTGGCAATTATTGAAAGAGGTCTGGGAGATGATCAGCATCCTTCAGGGTACAATATTTATTCACATGATTTTAGATGATTAACCATTAGCTCTTATGAAATTTACAATATGGAATTTACGGTCTTTCCCCGTTTAATTCAATAAAACATGAGAAATGAAAGCACTTCATGTTGTTTGGATTCCAGTGAGATGCAAATTCAACGTCCAAATGGTGTTAGCGTGTAATCAATTTACAGGGAAACGTGTCAGTTTGCAATAGGACATTTTCGCTGCATTATAAACATTTTATGGATATCAGAGCAATTATGGAGTGTGCATCTAACATTAGGAATTCCACTCCTCCTACCTAATTATTTTCCTCTTATATATGAAGTCAAGTTTAGTGTGCTCGAATAACCTTCTAGTTTTGTGTAGTCCATATATGTGTAGAACACGAAATTTTAGTCTTGATGGTGTATTTTAATGGCTGTGTCATTTGGTACTAATTTTCACTTGCCAAAATGCTTGTAGTATGATGCTAATTGTTCATCTGGCTATTCCTGTGACAATGGCTCTCAGATGATTTGTGCACTTTATGTTGTTTCCTGCATATTTTAAGATATTCAActttttaattttcatttattcaaattaatgtgaatattttaaattattcattctCATAAAAGGTTTATGATTGGCATTTCGTTCATAGGTATGAAGGGGCTTTGGATCCCTGGATGTCCTCCTTGTGGAATATATTATATCAAATGAATCCCAAATTACTTCCAAATGGTCCAGTTTTTGTCAATCCAGATGCAGCTTTAATTGATCGACCTAGAGCACAAATTATATATCATGACATCAATGAAGGGGTACCACCAGTTTCAAATGCCACAGGTTACTTGTTTCTTAGATATTTGGTGAAATGAAAGTCCAACAAGTCTTCCATATTTCATTGTTTCATTATTCCTCGATATTATAATGCATTGATGATATCcgaagtttttattttattagaaatatGTCTATGTTTCTGCCACTATAAGATCGTATTGAAGTGAAAACTCTGTACAGGTTTGAAGTATCTTGAGATGCAGGTTGAGAGGACCCGTTCAATGACTCCTGCAGTACCTTCTGGGAAGAACAGGCCTGAGTGCTTCCTGAAAATGGTATTATCATCATATTTTGTCTTTAGCAGTAAAATAGTTGTCGTGATATTCTGTTTACCTGTTCAGTTGTGCTTTCTTCATCTACAAGTGTTTTGAGTCTTTCAAAACTATTCCGTCAAATTTCAGCAGTATAGCATATCTTTCTTCCTAGGGATAAATCCTTGACTTGAGAATATTTGAAAGTGTGTTTTTCTGACAGAAATAGAAAAGGTTTCTGATCCACAGGAAGCCTGTTTTGACTATAATTTACCCACAACCTACTGACAAGAACACTGATTGTAAATTTGTAATGATGTATATATAGATACCAAAGTTTTTATGAGGCCACACGTGCTTCCAAAAGCAACTTCTTTTGGTTCATGAATTTGATTGGTTACAATATAATGACAAAGCACTTGATCAAACAACTCTTGTCTGTTTGTTCTTGCTGACAACATTCAAATGCTTTTTGTTGTTGGTTGGTTGAGGGGCTGATGGAAGTGTGTTTTAGCTACAGGTTGATCTGGAAACCTTTGACTTGCATTTTGTTTCATGTGCACTGAGTTTTTCCCAGCTAGTTAATTTTCTTAAGAAATGCTTGGGTACTAGAGGGATGAGTTGATTTGTTTTTTTCAGTTCATCTGTCTATTTGAAACTCATGTGCAAGGTATATAAGTATCCATAGGTTACACATGCTCCTACTGGTAAACATGAGTATTGAGttgtttgaaaatatgatagatATGAACAGTTATCATATATATCGAATTTGCACCTTAGTGATCAAGTTTGTTTGTAATTATAGACCAAGAATCTTCGATTAAGTAGAGAGGGCAGTGGGAAGGATGTGCGCCACTTTGAGTTCGATGCTGTTTCATCTGTAAGTCATGCTAAACATTCTCAAATAGGCAGTTGTCCGTTTTCTTTTATGGTTAAAACCATACATATGTTCTTTTCTATTAATGTGTTGTGTTCATGTCTGCAGTCAATAGAATATGAAGTGGGCGATGTTCTTGAGATTCTTCCAGGTCAAAGTTCTGCCGCAGTAGATGCTTTCATACAGCGTTGTAATTTGAACCCTGAGTCTTACATAACTGTATGTAGTTCTCCATTTGAATTTCTTTATCGGTGCTTTTTCTTGAAGattttttcagtgttttccgTGTGCCAATATCACAAATGTAATACTATCCCCTCTTGATCGTTCCTTTAATACTTTTTTCTATGTCTTGTTTAATCATCAGTTGTCCATACATGTTACACGGACCACTGGACTCTTGCATTGGTTACCATGATAATTTTATTATTGGATTTGAATGTATGCATTGTATTCGCAATAAAAGGAAAGCCAAGAAGGGATTTGGAGCTTTGAAGTTAGACATGAGCAAAACATATGACCGCGTAGAATGGAGATACTTGGAGGCCATCATGCTGAAGTTAGGCTTCGCTGCGAGTTTTGTAAGGCTGATCTTAAAATGTAAATCTATTGTCTCTTATTCATCCGTGTTAATCACAATACTTATGGTAAGCTGATCCCAAAGCGTGGTATTCGTCAAGGTGATCCTTTATCTCCATATCTATTGGTTTTATGTGCTCAAGGACTTTCGGCCATATTATCTCTTGCGGTGCGAAATAAACTGTTTCAAGGAGTTAAAATTGCCCATAATTGTCAAGAAATCTCTCACTtactatttgcagatgatagatTAAACTTCATTCGTGCTAAGGAAACAGAGTGCATACAGCTTCGAAGATGTTTGAGAGTTTATGAAATAGCTTATGGACAAACAGTAAATTATGATAAATTGGCCCTCACCTTCAGTCCGAGTGTTTCTTTGGATACTATAAATGCAATCCAGACTACCTTCTCTATACCTGTGGTTCAAGGCCATGAAATTTATTTGGGCCTTCCTACGTTCTCTCTTCGTAGTAAGCGCATTCAATTCTCTAATCTTCGTGAAAGACTTATCAAGAAGATCAATGGCTGGGCATCACGGTTTTTCTTTGCTGTAGGAAAAGAAACTCTGATTAAATCAATCTTGCAAGCCATACCCTCTTATGCAATGTCCTGCTTTAAGCTACCTATTTCATTATGCCATGAACTGGAGCAGTTGTGCGCTAAATTTTGGTGGAATAAAACAACCGATGGAGAGGGAATGCATTGGGCTAGCTGGAGGAAATTATGTAGACCGAAACAATATGGAGGTATGGGGTTTCGTAATCTCTCTGAATTTAATCGTGCTTTTCTTGCTAAACAGGTATGGAAAATTATTACGGATCCTTCCTCGCTTATGGCACAAACGCTCAAATCTCGATATTTTAAAGATTGTGACATTATGGATGCTATTTTAGGATCGAATCCATCCTACATATGGCGATCGATCCTTTGGAGTCGAGATATTATTCAAAAAGGATTAATGTGGAGAGTGGGGAATGGATCCCACATCAATGCACTTATTGATCGTTGGATTCCTAATCTCTTTTCTGGGAAAAGCTCGATGACAGGCTCAAGTGGTTGAGTAAGGTTCAAGAACTTATTTCATGTGACAGAACGTGGAATGAAGTTGAGGTATGCTCCAAATTTCCTTCGTTCGAAGCAGAATGTATTCTTGATATACCTCTGAGAAATCAGCACACTG
This genomic interval from Primulina eburnea isolate SZY01 chromosome 16, ASM2296580v1, whole genome shotgun sequence contains the following:
- the LOC140816030 gene encoding uncharacterized protein; translation: MEILGGHHAEVRLRCEFYDRLNFIRAKETECIQLRRCLRVYEIAYGQTVNYDKLALTFSPSVSLDTINAIQTTFSIPVVQGHEIYLGLPTFSLRSKRIQFSNLRERLIKKINGWASRFFFAVGKETLIKSILQAIPSYAMSCFKLPISLCHELEQLCAKFWWNKTTDGEGMHWASWRKLCRPKQYGGMGFRNLSEFNRAFLAKQLDDRLKWLSKVQELISCDRTWNEVEVCSKFPSFEAECILDIPLRNQHTEDDRFWKWGKKGKYTVKSGYLAQIGCFDPHESLSHSRWKSGGKRFGS
- the LOC140817563 gene encoding NADPH-dependent diflavin oxidoreductase 1-like → MSSLWNILYQMNPKLLPNGPVFVNPDAALIDRPRAQIIYHDINEGVPPVSNATGLKYLEMQVERTRSMTPAVPSGKNRPECFLKMTKNLRLSREGSGKDVRHFEFDAVSSSIEYEVGDVLEILPGQSSAAVDAFIQRCNLNPESYITVCSSPFEFLYRCFFLKIFSVFSVCQYHKCNTIPS